In Pollutimonas sp. M17, a single genomic region encodes these proteins:
- a CDS encoding 3-oxoacid CoA-transferase subunit A, whose product MISKIFDSARQALADVPDGASIMVGGFGLAGQPRELIDALLDQGARDLVIVNNNAGNGDTGLAALLAAGRVRKIVCSFPRQSDSHVFDALYRAGKIELELVPQGNLAERIRAAGAGIGGFYTPTGAGTPLAEGKEQRAINGRDYILEYPLHADYALIKALRADRWGNLVYRKTARNFGPIMATASRIAVVQVDEVVELGMLDPEAIVTPGLFVQRVVALGASE is encoded by the coding sequence ATGATCTCCAAGATTTTCGATAGCGCCCGCCAGGCTCTGGCCGACGTTCCCGATGGGGCCTCCATCATGGTCGGAGGCTTCGGCCTTGCGGGTCAGCCCCGGGAACTGATCGACGCCCTGCTGGACCAGGGGGCGAGGGATCTCGTCATTGTCAACAACAATGCGGGCAACGGAGATACCGGCCTGGCCGCCCTGTTGGCGGCGGGGCGGGTCAGGAAGATCGTGTGTTCGTTTCCGCGCCAGTCCGATTCCCATGTGTTCGACGCCCTGTATCGCGCCGGGAAGATCGAACTGGAACTCGTGCCGCAAGGCAATCTGGCCGAACGCATCCGCGCGGCGGGCGCGGGCATCGGCGGCTTCTACACACCCACGGGCGCGGGCACGCCCCTGGCCGAAGGCAAAGAACAGCGCGCGATAAACGGGCGCGACTACATCCTTGAATATCCACTGCACGCCGATTACGCCCTCATCAAGGCCCTGCGTGCGGATCGCTGGGGCAATCTGGTTTACCGCAAGACCGCGCGCAACTTCGGACCCATCATGGCCACCGCGTCCCGCATCGCCGTGGTCCAGGTGGACGAGGTGGTGGAGCTGGGGATGCTCGACCCCGAGGCCATCGTCACCCCCGGCCTTTTCGTGCAGCGCGTGGTTGCCCTGGGAGCATCGGAATGA
- a CDS encoding carbonic anhydrase has product MSADCCQNNLRDISHFEAAVLRFRSEYYKHSPELMHALSTKGQAPATLIIACSDSRVDTGVLLSAEPGELFTVRNVANLVPPYQQGSGLHGTGAAIEYAVRDLKVDHIIVLGHAQCGGIKAMLATADGHPPDREFVGEWVSMAMNATELYLNADKPEERQKVSLELLKENPGLAERAAVTGSLHNLLTYPWIKERVDQGTLALHGWWFDLETGDLWRTDPGTMQLLPVI; this is encoded by the coding sequence ATGTCCGCCGATTGCTGTCAGAATAATCTAAGGGATATTTCGCATTTCGAGGCGGCCGTCCTCCGTTTCCGCAGCGAATACTACAAACATTCGCCCGAGCTGATGCATGCGCTGTCCACCAAGGGACAGGCTCCCGCCACCCTGATCATCGCATGCAGCGATTCCCGGGTGGATACGGGGGTGCTGCTGTCCGCCGAACCCGGCGAGTTGTTCACCGTGCGCAATGTGGCCAACCTGGTTCCGCCCTACCAGCAGGGTTCCGGCCTGCACGGAACGGGCGCGGCGATCGAGTATGCGGTGCGCGATCTCAAGGTGGACCACATCATCGTGCTGGGCCACGCGCAGTGCGGCGGCATCAAGGCCATGCTGGCGACGGCCGACGGACATCCGCCCGACCGGGAATTCGTCGGCGAATGGGTGTCGATGGCCATGAACGCCACCGAGCTCTACCTGAACGCCGACAAGCCCGAGGAGCGCCAGAAGGTCTCGCTGGAGCTGCTCAAAGAGAACCCAGGCCTGGCCGAGCGCGCCGCGGTGACCGGCTCGCTGCACAATCTGCTTACCTATCCGTGGATCAAGGAACGTGTCGATCAGGGCACGCTGGCCCTGCACGGCTGGTGGTTCGACCTTGAAACCGGCGACCTCTGGCGAACCGATCCCGGTACGATGCAGCTTTTGCCCGTCATTTGA
- a CDS encoding IclR family transcriptional regulator — MDTSDTDTAGSGPRTLRRGLQILRTLQENPESGLNVSSLARITGLQRPTVYRLLAALVEAGFVKNLSGTKRFIASQHAAATAIEQDPRIELAFPVMQKLAALTGDAVFLVVRDGYESVSLWREIGPYPVQILATFAGKRQPLGVGSGGMALLAKLDDQTVEDIIAHNSNQLEQYGGMTAREMRQLVQNTRTRGYSVVGNYAVRGALGVGCALCDAKGQPYLAISVTAITERMPATRQKEIAGLIQEGLKTIAGKI, encoded by the coding sequence GTGGACACTTCCGATACCGACACGGCCGGCTCCGGGCCCCGTACGCTGCGGCGCGGGCTGCAAATCCTGCGCACCCTCCAGGAAAACCCCGAGTCCGGCCTGAACGTCAGCAGCCTGGCCCGTATCACGGGACTGCAACGGCCCACGGTCTACCGCTTGCTCGCGGCGCTGGTCGAGGCGGGCTTCGTCAAGAACCTGTCCGGCACCAAGCGTTTCATTGCCAGCCAGCACGCCGCCGCCACCGCCATCGAACAGGATCCACGCATCGAACTGGCCTTCCCCGTCATGCAGAAACTGGCCGCCCTGACGGGCGACGCCGTTTTCCTGGTGGTCAGGGATGGGTATGAATCCGTAAGCCTGTGGCGGGAGATCGGCCCCTACCCGGTGCAGATCCTGGCGACCTTTGCCGGAAAGCGCCAGCCGCTGGGCGTGGGATCGGGGGGCATGGCCTTGCTGGCCAAGCTGGATGACCAGACCGTCGAAGACATCATCGCCCACAACAGCAACCAGCTGGAGCAATACGGCGGCATGACCGCGCGTGAAATGCGGCAGCTGGTCCAGAATACGCGCACACGCGGCTACTCGGTGGTGGGCAACTACGCGGTGCGCGGAGCGCTGGGTGTCGGCTGCGCCTTGTGCGACGCCAAGGGCCAGCCCTACCTGGCCATCAGCGTCACTGCCATCACCGAACGCATGCCGGCCACGCGCCAGAAGGAAATCGCCGGCCTGATACAAGAGGGCCTGAAGACCATCGCCGGCAAGATCTGA
- a CDS encoding inositol monophosphatase family protein yields the protein MHPMLNTAIKAARRAGTIINRASLDLERLQVARKGPKDYVTEVDHAAEEAIIDVLRTAYPDHGFLGEESGAHPAAGQSGDEQAEFQWIIDPLDGTTNFIHGLPIYAISIALAQRGQLTQAVVYDPARNELFTASRGGGAFLNDRRVRVSGQTRYHDALLGAHVPGSASAPVSGTRFGGLLSECAAARRLGSTVLDLAYVAAGRLDGFCGLNLKPWDVAAGGLLILEAGGLIADFDGEQGWMKTGSVLAATPKIFPQMLAYLQD from the coding sequence ATGCACCCGATGCTTAATACCGCCATCAAGGCGGCACGCCGTGCTGGCACCATCATCAATCGTGCCAGCCTCGACCTGGAACGCCTGCAAGTGGCACGCAAAGGGCCTAAAGATTATGTCACGGAAGTGGATCACGCCGCTGAAGAGGCCATTATCGATGTGCTGCGCACCGCCTATCCGGACCACGGCTTCCTGGGCGAGGAATCGGGCGCGCATCCGGCGGCCGGACAGTCAGGCGACGAGCAGGCCGAGTTCCAGTGGATCATCGATCCCCTGGACGGCACCACCAATTTCATTCATGGCCTGCCCATTTACGCCATTTCGATCGCGCTGGCGCAGCGCGGCCAGCTGACGCAGGCCGTGGTTTACGACCCCGCCCGCAATGAACTGTTTACCGCCAGCCGCGGCGGCGGCGCGTTCCTGAACGACCGGCGCGTGCGGGTGTCGGGCCAGACGCGCTATCACGATGCCTTGCTGGGCGCGCACGTGCCGGGCTCCGCGTCCGCCCCTGTGTCGGGCACGCGCTTTGGCGGCCTGCTTTCCGAATGCGCCGCGGCGCGGCGCCTGGGCTCCACCGTGCTCGACCTGGCCTATGTGGCGGCGGGCCGCCTGGACGGTTTCTGCGGCCTGAACCTGAAGCCCTGGGACGTGGCCGCGGGCGGTCTGCTCATACTCGAAGCCGGCGGCCTGATCGCCGATTTCGACGGCGAGCAGGGCTGGATGAAAACCGGCAGCGTGCTGGCTGCAACGCCGAAGATATTCCCGCAAATGCTTGCTTACCTGCAGGATTGA
- a CDS encoding TerC family protein, whose amino-acid sequence MEWMLDPSAWVGLLTLVILEIVLGIDNLIFIAILVEKLPPALRDRARVLGLSLALLMRLVLLSVMSWMIKLTAPLFSVGPLEFSGRDLILIVGGFFLLFKGTLELHERVEGRSAHASGSRMHASFWVIVTQIVILDAVFSIDAVITAVGMVDHLEIMMMAVAIAIGLMLVASKPLTRFVNAHPTVVILCLGFLLTIGFSLLAEGFGFAVPKGYLYAAITFSVLIEVLNQLARRNMRKLDSRRPLRERTAEGVLRMLGKRPMAGPEKETEIEAPAQVFGDEERYMVSGVLTLADRSIHSIMTPRNDISWIDLDDDADALREQIAKAPHSFFPVCRGSLDEVIGIGRAKEMIADLITHGAVRLSRLRDPIIVHESIGVLRLMDTLKRSRGQLVLVTDEFGAIEGVVTPIDVFEAIAGEFPDEDETPDIAADGENRWRADGAADLHHLELLLNTDGLVDEEEGYSTLAGYLLERFGHLPRPGDSCELQQEHATFRFTVLRLDGRRIATVQVERLYHQADDIDNEKI is encoded by the coding sequence ATGGAGTGGATGCTGGACCCTTCCGCATGGGTCGGCCTGCTAACCCTCGTCATTCTCGAGATTGTCCTGGGCATAGACAATCTGATCTTCATCGCCATCCTGGTCGAGAAGCTGCCGCCGGCGCTGCGCGATCGCGCACGCGTGCTGGGCTTGTCGCTGGCCTTGCTGATGCGCCTGGTCCTGCTGTCGGTCATGTCCTGGATGATCAAGCTGACCGCGCCCTTGTTCTCGGTGGGCCCGCTGGAGTTCTCCGGGCGCGACCTCATCCTCATCGTGGGCGGCTTCTTCCTGCTGTTCAAAGGGACGCTGGAACTGCACGAACGGGTGGAAGGCCGCAGCGCGCATGCTTCCGGTTCCCGCATGCATGCCAGCTTCTGGGTCATCGTCACTCAGATCGTCATTCTTGACGCCGTATTCTCGATCGACGCGGTCATCACCGCGGTGGGGATGGTCGATCACCTGGAGATCATGATGATGGCGGTGGCGATCGCCATCGGCCTGATGCTGGTGGCCTCCAAGCCGTTGACCCGCTTCGTGAACGCGCACCCCACCGTCGTCATCCTGTGCCTGGGCTTTTTGCTGACCATCGGCTTTTCCCTGCTGGCCGAAGGTTTCGGCTTTGCGGTGCCCAAGGGCTACCTGTATGCCGCCATCACGTTTTCGGTCCTGATCGAAGTCCTCAACCAGCTTGCGCGCCGCAATATGCGCAAGCTCGATTCACGCCGCCCCTTGCGCGAACGGACCGCCGAGGGCGTGCTGCGCATGCTGGGCAAGCGGCCCATGGCGGGGCCCGAGAAGGAAACCGAGATCGAGGCGCCGGCGCAGGTGTTCGGCGACGAGGAGCGCTACATGGTCAGCGGCGTGCTGACGCTGGCCGACCGCAGCATCCATTCGATCATGACGCCGCGCAACGATATTTCCTGGATCGACCTGGACGACGATGCCGATGCGCTGCGCGAACAGATCGCCAAGGCGCCGCACAGTTTCTTCCCCGTTTGCCGGGGCTCGCTGGACGAGGTGATCGGCATAGGACGGGCCAAGGAGATGATCGCGGACCTGATCACGCATGGCGCCGTGCGCCTGTCGCGCCTGCGCGACCCCATCATCGTGCATGAATCGATAGGCGTGCTGCGCCTGATGGATACGCTCAAGCGTTCGCGCGGCCAGCTGGTGCTGGTAACCGACGAGTTCGGCGCCATAGAGGGCGTGGTGACGCCCATCGACGTGTTCGAGGCCATTGCGGGCGAGTTCCCGGACGAGGACGAAACGCCGGATATCGCGGCCGACGGCGAGAATCGCTGGCGCGCGGACGGGGCGGCCGACCTGCACCACCTGGAACTGCTGCTCAACACCGATGGACTGGTCGACGAGGAAGAAGGGTATTCGACGCTGGCCGGCTATCTGCTGGAGCGCTTCGGCCATCTGCCGCGCCCCGGCGATAGCTGCGAACTTCAACAGGAGCACGCCACCTTCCGGTTTACGGTGCTCCGCCTGGACGGGCGCCGCATTGCGACGGTGCAGGTCGAGCGGCTGTATCATCAGGCCGACGACATCGACAATGAGAAGATATGA
- a CDS encoding undecaprenyl-diphosphate phosphatase: protein MTDSLWFMLKALFLGLIEGFTEFIPVSSTAHLLLIGDWIDFSSGNDKVFEVVIQFGSILAVMWIFRARLWQLIRGTLAGERSEVLFLRNLLIAFLPAAVIGAIMIKQIKALFHSPAVFVFTLVVGGLIMLWVERKPQYAKHADPAQAPGPGDSMSSQRATAHALEEISWKQALVVGFAQCLAMVPGTSRSGATIISGMMAGIQRKTATEFSFFLAMPTMLAATVYDLYRNSGALDDTQLTAIAVGFVAAFVSALVVVRAVLRFVSRRTYRPFAWYRIALGAVVLIWLLAR, encoded by the coding sequence ATGACTGATAGCTTGTGGTTCATGCTCAAGGCCCTGTTTCTTGGCCTGATCGAAGGTTTCACCGAATTCATCCCCGTGTCCAGCACGGCCCATCTGCTGCTGATAGGCGACTGGATCGATTTTTCATCCGGCAACGACAAGGTATTCGAAGTCGTCATCCAGTTCGGCTCCATCCTGGCGGTCATGTGGATATTCCGGGCGCGCCTGTGGCAGTTGATACGCGGGACGCTGGCCGGAGAACGCAGCGAAGTCCTGTTCCTGCGCAATCTGCTCATTGCCTTCCTGCCCGCGGCGGTCATAGGCGCGATCATGATCAAGCAGATCAAGGCGTTGTTCCATAGCCCGGCGGTATTCGTGTTCACCCTGGTGGTGGGCGGACTGATCATGCTGTGGGTGGAACGCAAGCCCCAGTATGCCAAGCACGCCGACCCAGCGCAGGCGCCCGGACCCGGCGACAGCATGTCCTCGCAGCGGGCCACCGCCCACGCGCTGGAGGAGATCAGCTGGAAGCAGGCGCTGGTGGTGGGATTTGCCCAATGTCTGGCCATGGTGCCCGGGACATCGCGTTCGGGGGCCACGATCATCAGCGGCATGATGGCGGGCATCCAGCGCAAGACCGCCACCGAGTTTTCATTCTTCCTGGCCATGCCCACCATGCTGGCGGCCACGGTCTACGACCTGTACCGCAACAGCGGCGCGCTGGACGACACGCAATTGACGGCCATCGCCGTGGGCTTCGTGGCCGCGTTCGTCAGCGCCCTGGTGGTGGTGCGGGCCGTGCTGCGCTTTGTTTCGCGGCGCACCTACCGGCCCTTTGCCTGGTACCGCATCGCCCTGGGGGCGGTGGTGCTGATCTGGCTGCTGGCGCGCTGA
- a CDS encoding Bug family tripartite tricarboxylate transporter substrate binding protein, with protein sequence MLIAGSLGFSSAASAAYPDHAIRMVVGFSAGGTTDVVARIIGKEIGDALGQPVVIENRPGAGSNIATEMVSRADPDGYTLYMVAVTSAINQTLYKNLRFDLVKDFAPVALAVRVPNVLVVNPQVPVKTVKELVDYAKANPGKLNFASSGSGTSIHMAGELFKQVADIDVTHIPYKGSSPAMTDLIGGQVQYMFDNMPSAWPHVEAGKLRALAVTTADRSQTAPDLPTMKESGYPNFDVSSWFGVIAPKGTPDDVVKKLNTVILAALAKPDVQKRLADLGAVPAKTSPAEFGDFIKSEVESWAKVVKASGATVD encoded by the coding sequence ATGCTGATTGCGGGCTCCCTGGGCTTCTCGAGCGCCGCGTCGGCGGCCTATCCCGATCACGCCATCCGCATGGTCGTGGGATTCTCGGCGGGCGGCACCACGGATGTGGTCGCGCGCATCATAGGCAAGGAAATCGGCGATGCGCTGGGCCAGCCCGTGGTCATCGAGAACCGCCCGGGCGCGGGCAGCAACATTGCAACGGAAATGGTGTCGCGCGCCGATCCCGATGGCTACACCCTTTACATGGTCGCCGTCACCAGCGCCATCAACCAGACGCTGTACAAGAACCTGCGCTTCGACCTGGTCAAGGACTTCGCGCCGGTCGCCCTGGCCGTTCGCGTGCCCAATGTACTGGTGGTGAACCCGCAGGTGCCGGTCAAGACCGTGAAGGAGCTGGTCGACTATGCCAAGGCCAACCCAGGCAAGCTCAATTTCGCATCTTCGGGCAGCGGCACGTCCATCCACATGGCGGGCGAGCTGTTCAAGCAAGTGGCCGATATCGATGTCACGCACATTCCCTACAAAGGCAGTTCGCCGGCCATGACCGACCTCATCGGCGGACAGGTGCAATACATGTTCGACAATATGCCTTCGGCATGGCCTCATGTGGAAGCGGGCAAGCTGCGCGCGCTGGCGGTGACGACGGCCGATCGCTCGCAGACCGCGCCCGACCTGCCCACGATGAAAGAATCGGGCTACCCGAATTTCGACGTGTCCTCCTGGTTCGGCGTGATCGCGCCCAAGGGCACGCCTGACGACGTGGTCAAGAAACTCAACACCGTCATACTGGCTGCCCTGGCCAAGCCCGACGTGCAGAAGCGCCTGGCCGATCTGGGTGCGGTGCCGGCCAAGACCTCGCCTGCTGAATTCGGCGATTTCATCAAATCCGAAGTCGAAAGCTGGGCCAAGGTGGTCAAGGCTTCGGGCGCCACCGTCGACTAA
- a CDS encoding RNA methyltransferase, which yields MVHPSHPGNVGAAARAIKTMGFHDLCLVAPRFPDVLDLPEAQSLASGATDVLAAVSIVPTLAQALAPTTLAFALTARARVLGPPPCDIRQAALATRDHLQEAAGLVAVVLGTERSGLTNDDIALCQRVCHIPANPEYSSLNVAQALQLAAWELRYALAGAAGLPLLPTTDGQHEAGALPAPNEKVQAFMAHWEQAVTEVGFLDPLHPKKLMPRMRHMFGRNGLSHDEVDMMRGLCTAMIKTAAKARR from the coding sequence ATGGTCCACCCCAGCCATCCGGGAAACGTAGGCGCGGCGGCCCGCGCCATCAAGACCATGGGTTTCCACGACCTGTGCCTGGTCGCGCCGCGCTTTCCCGACGTCCTGGATCTGCCCGAAGCGCAATCGCTGGCCAGCGGCGCCACCGACGTCCTGGCGGCCGTCAGCATCGTCCCCACGCTTGCGCAAGCCCTGGCGCCGACGACGCTGGCGTTCGCATTGACCGCCCGCGCCCGTGTGCTGGGCCCGCCGCCCTGCGATATCCGCCAGGCCGCCCTAGCCACCCGCGATCACCTGCAAGAGGCGGCGGGGCTGGTCGCCGTCGTGCTGGGCACGGAGCGGTCGGGGCTTACCAACGACGATATCGCCCTGTGCCAGCGCGTCTGCCATATTCCGGCCAACCCCGAATACAGTTCGTTGAACGTGGCCCAGGCCCTACAGCTGGCCGCCTGGGAATTGCGCTATGCGCTGGCCGGAGCGGCCGGCCTGCCGCTGCTGCCCACCACCGACGGCCAGCACGAAGCGGGCGCCCTGCCGGCGCCCAACGAGAAAGTGCAGGCCTTCATGGCCCATTGGGAGCAGGCGGTGACCGAAGTGGGGTTTCTGGATCCCCTGCATCCCAAGAAGCTCATGCCGCGCATGCGCCACATGTTCGGGCGCAACGGCCTGAGCCACGATGAAGTCGACATGATGCGCGGCCTGTGCACCGCCATGATCAAGACGGCGGCCAAGGCCAGGCGCTAA
- a CDS encoding 3-oxoacid CoA-transferase subunit B, whose amino-acid sequence MNRLNREQMAARVAQDIPEGSVVNLGIGLPTKVANYLPADREIMLHSENGVIGMGPAPEPGAEDPDLINAGKQPVTLLPGGAYFHHADSFGMMRGGHLDICVLGAFQVSRFGDLANWHTGAPDAIPAVGGAMDLAIGAKSVYVLMELLTREGQSKLVERCTYPLTGVGCVTRVYTDLAVFDLKDGKVILVDDASGLGRAELSRLAGLPVVAA is encoded by the coding sequence ATGAATCGACTGAACCGTGAACAAATGGCGGCGCGCGTTGCGCAGGACATCCCCGAAGGCAGCGTGGTGAATCTGGGCATCGGCCTGCCGACCAAGGTCGCCAACTATCTGCCCGCCGACCGCGAAATCATGCTGCATAGCGAGAACGGCGTCATCGGCATGGGGCCCGCGCCCGAGCCGGGCGCCGAAGATCCCGATCTCATCAACGCGGGCAAGCAGCCGGTCACACTGCTGCCGGGCGGCGCCTATTTCCATCATGCCGATTCCTTTGGCATGATGCGCGGCGGCCATCTGGACATCTGCGTGCTGGGCGCCTTCCAGGTCTCGCGTTTCGGCGACCTGGCCAATTGGCATACCGGCGCGCCCGATGCCATACCCGCGGTGGGCGGCGCCATGGACCTGGCCATAGGCGCCAAGTCCGTCTATGTATTGATGGAGCTGCTGACGCGCGAAGGGCAAAGCAAGCTGGTGGAGCGCTGCACCTATCCGCTGACCGGCGTGGGCTGCGTCACGCGGGTCTATACCGACCTGGCGGTGTTCGACCTGAAGGACGGCAAGGTGATCCTGGTCGACGATGCCTCTGGCTTGGGGCGGGCCGAGCTTTCGCGCCTGGCCGGCCTGCCTGTCGTGGCGGCCTGA